Below is a window of Pyrobaculum aerophilum str. IM2 DNA.
GAAAGCGGCGCCGAGGGCGCACGCTCGAGGATTTGGCAGATTCCGGAAGGCCGGCTACTACGGCGCGAGCATGCCACTAGCAATGGGATACATCCCTCAACGCGCTGCACAGAGGCCGCGCCCTGCGCCGGCAAAGGAGGCGACGAGGCGCGTCAATTCACAAAAGGGGAGGGCCAAGCAGAGTTGGGAAGGCGCCAGGGGCGTTGAGATATGAGTTGCACCATGCTAAACCGCCGTTGTGTGAGTATTTAAGCAACAGGCCAAAGCACCTCGTGAAGAGGGTCAAGCTATCACTAACTCCCGGCATAGAGGTGGAGTTCGTAGACAGGGAATTAGCCCTCAAGAAAGTAGAAGAGTGGGCGGAGAGGAGCACAAGACTTCCCAAAGTCGTATTCGGCCCAGAGGGCTGTGGTAAAACCGCTTGGCTAAGGCAGTCGGCCGTTCTGCTTAAGGAGCTCGGCTTCCACGTCATTTACGTCGATCCTTTGCGGAAGTACTTCGAAGCGTATACAGACGTGAAGGAGGTGGCTAGGCGTCTGGCAGACGCCGCGGCTAAGACGCTGGGAGTTGCCGAGATCAAGCTCGCCTCCCTCGTCATTGACCTCGCCGACGAGCTGATAAGGCGGAGGAAAAGGAAAATCGCCATACTGGCAGACGACGTCTTCCAGGCAATAGGGCTGGGGGAGGCGGCGAAGTACGTCAAGGCGCTTCTTGGAATTATCGAGTACCCGCCCAGAAGCGTAGAGGCCATAGTAGTAGTGGTAGCGACTAGCGAGGGGGTTACGAGGAGGGAGATCGGGCGGCATAGATGGGCCGATCTGCTACCTATGTGGAACCTGCCGAAAGAGGGGTTTAAGCAACTATACGACCAAATCCCCGGCGAGAAGCCGTCCTTCGAGAAGGTGTGGCGCGCGACCGGAGGCAATCCCCACCTACTGGGCGAGCTCTACGAAGCGAAGTGGGACGTCGGTATTGTCGTAGACAAGCTCGTGGAGAGGAAGAGGCTGGCGCCGGGCTTTACGGCGAAGTGGCGTCCGTGGCTTGAAAAGGCCGTGGAGGACCCAGATGCCCTCTGGAGCCCGGACGCCCCGATGGAGTTAATCGACGAGCTCGAGGCGAGAAATCTCATAGTGTATCTCCTCTCCGAGAGGGACAGCCGCCTCTGGGCTGGGGAGCCCCCACCCGAGAGAGACGCAGAGCTGGGAATAGGCCGGCGAGTCGCTTGGCAGACTCCGCTTCACAGAGAGGCGGTGAGGAGAGCGCTGGGGGCGTGATTAAAGCGCCGGTACGGCAGGGCGATTTAGTTATGTTTTAAAAACAAGTCCCCTAGTTTTAACCAGTGGCCGTGATAGTTATTCCCAAGCATATTGCTGAAGAGGCCGGGAGGAGGGGGCTAGATTTAGAGGAGTTTGTATTGAGAGCTCTCGGCGAGGCTTTAAATTTAGACCCAGAAGAGTGCTCAAGACGAGAGTTGAAATAGCGGAGAGAAATTTAGCGGAAGCGAGGGAATACGCGGCAAAGGGAAATCCCGTACAGGCGAGCGAGAAGCTCTACAGGGCGGTGGAGGAGTGCATAAAAGCGCTTGCCGAAAAACACAAAACGCCCCAGCTGGAGATTGTTAGAAAAAGGGGGAGGTGGGACACTTGGCTATTAGGCCAAGCGGCGACTGACTTGAGCAAAATGCTCGGCGAGGAGAGGATTAAACACACGTGGGCTGTTGCATACGACGTACATGTGTGGGCCTCCACGAGGCTAAGTACAGAGTAGAAGACGTCGAGGCGGCTATGCCGCTGGCCGAGTGGCTACTAAACTACACCAAGAGGGCTATAAAGGCCGAGTAAAGCGTCACTACTAATGGGAGTCTTGACCAGAGATCTGGACTTAATAAGGCGCATAAGCTGGCGAGGGCGCGCGGGACGGCAAAGACAAGAAGCAAAACAACAACATGTATAGTGCAGATCCTAATATGCATATAATAGACCAAGCCGTGGAGTGCCTGGCTCGGTATGACAAGAATCACAAAGAGTTTTACGAGAAAAACCGAGATAGAATTGAGACATTCATTAAGGACTTGGGCATTTTAAATTTCATATGCACAGAAGAGATTCGCCGGCCTAAGACCCAGAGCCGACTTCTATATACGTCCAGAGAGCCGCCACGTGCTTCTCGAGGCAAAGCTATGTGTGAAGTCCGGCGCCACTGCGGGCAGATCCCTAATCCAGAAAATAACCTCAACTAATCTTGCAAACTATTTCAGAGAAGCCCGACATCTTTGATATCTTCGTCGTAATCCCGCGAGAAGTTACGCCAGTTGCGTTGGAGAAGTTACGCAAAAGTATTCAACACGAGGTTGACGCCGTTTTGCGTGAAGTAGGCACGCCCAGAGAATTGAAATGGATTATTAAGCTCGACGTAAAGATCCCCCATTTCTCTCTCAATATGCCACTAAGACTAGATGTAGGAGGACGCGCTATAACAATAAACATAAGATAATTATGTTAATAGCTAAGCTCTTTAGGCCGCGGGCAGGGCTAAGGTCAAGGAGCGCCAGGAGAGTCGCTCTTTACTTAGGGCTAGGCTCGGTAATTGCAATTAGTAAAGTGGGAAAGGTAGAAGGCATCAAGGCCTGCGTCTGGCGCAGACATCCCGCCGTATTGTATATTGGAAAGTGCAGAGAGGTAGAGGTGGCAATCCCCGACGCGCTTGACGAAGCAGACAACCTCGTGGAGGCTTTAGCCAAGGAAATAGACAAAGAGCCCCTCAACCTCCCCGCGGCGTAACCCTCAGCCTGGAGGCCGTGCTGGGGCCTGCCGAGCTAGGCGTTAACATAGACATATATTCGGACGAAAAAGTGCCGAGGGCGCTGGGAATAACCGCCGAGCTGGCAGCGGTGTTAGCAGAGCCAAGGGGTATATCGGCGACGAGCCTATAGACAGCTTCTACGGGCTAGTTGCGTCGGAAATGGCTGCTGAGACTCTGCGCCAGCTGGCGAGAGAGCTCTACAGACAAGCCGCGGCTACGTACGTCAAAGTGGCCACCTACACCGGCGTGAGGCAATACGCCCTCACCGACCTAATTGCCTGGATAAAAGCCTCGAGGAACTACGCGCTCGACCTCCCAAACGCCATACCCCTATACTACAACCCGTGGCTCCGGCAAGTCGCGAAAGATCTCTACGCCCTAGCCCCCGAGGGATACAAGAGGCTGGCAGGAGCTGCAGGCTTGAGGAAGGCGCTTAGAGAGGCGCGCTCCGCCATTAAGGAGCACTTCAAGAAGAGCAACGAAGTGGAGGTAAAGCCCAGCCGCGTAGGAGAGCTGATGTTGCTCTACCCCAAGAGAGCATCGCCGCCGTGGAGGCGCTTAGAGAGGCCTTGGCCCGCGCCTTCAAATACGCCTCAGGCGACGCCGCAAGAGAGGCGTTAGAGCACAAGGGACGACTATATAAAGGCGCTTGGCTATGCGCTAAGGCGAGAGCTCACTAAAAGCACTTGACGGCCCCCAGGAGAACGCAGTAGCGAATATGCGGCGAGGACTTGGAAACAGCTCAACGCCGGGGGGATTAAATCGTGGGCAAATACAAAGGCGAAAATGGGGAATAACGTCAACCTGGCCCAAAACCAGACGCGGCCAAAAATCTTACACAACGACGTGAAGAGACAAGACAACTGGCGTTGGCAAGGCCGGGGAAAAGGCATAAAAACCAGCGCCTAGGCCAAGACGTGGAAATACTGGAAAGGCCGCTTCCCAAGCCCTCCAGCGTGGATTACGCCTCTGCCCGCGTTTTAGAGGCTCTCGTGGAGGGGCGTCTGGCCGTGGAGTTTCTTGAAAGAGGCCTAGTGAGAAACGCCGCTGGTAAGGCTCTTCAAGCTTGGAGGGCTCTGCTGGCGGCTTTGCTGAGGCTGGAGCTGGACAAGTTGATGAAAGTGGCGAATACCGACGAGGAGAGGAAGTGGCTTGCGGAGAGGGCAGTGCCGAGAGTGCCCACCACTAAAATGAAATTCCTATCGCAGATGCTAGGAGAAATAGGCTATGAAGGGCTGATTTTTGCAACGAGTACAGCATTAGATCTCCACGACTACCAATACCACGGCCCAGATCCCGACATGGTCCTCTCAAAATATAGGAGCAAGGAAGAGGCCGCCTACGACGTTCTAGAACTTGTCGCGGAGATTGTCAAGAGAGTCGAGGGGCTAAAGGGGAGAGTCAAGTGGAGCGGCGAGTTGGAGAGAGCGCTGGAGGAGCTCAGAGAGAGGCTGAACCAGAGCCGCTCCCCAAGGGGCAATTAACCTCTGTGGAATGGAGGGCGAAACTCTCACCAAGGTGAAGCGGCTAATTGAGAGCGGAAAAGAGGGGCGGAATTCAGCCCCCCAGGTAAATAGCTGAGATCACGCTGTTGGAGGGCGTTTTGCGCGTCAGATTCGCCTGCCCCGAGGGCCCCAATACCGACGTGGAGCCGCCGCCTCTGAAAACCCCAACCTTCCCATTTAGAGACGTAAAGACGGGCCTAGAGACAGTAGACGTGGAAGAGCTTAAAGAGTCGGCCGAGTGTGCGAAAAGCGACGCCCCAAACCCAGGCGCGTTGAGGAAATGAGAGGGGCGTCGCGCCCCGCCGGGGGGCTCGGCCGCTAGGCCATGTTCTTCGAGCTGGGGCTGGCCCTAGCCGCGTTACACTTCGGCGTTCCCCTGGGGTACTACGCAGTCGCCAAGAGGTGGCTGAGGAAGGACTGGGGCATAAAAGAAGACGGGGGCTACCGGCCGAAAATCAGCGTGATAATACCGACGTATAACGAGGCGGAGCACATAGCCCAGAGGCTGGAGAACGTGGCCCAGAGCTACCCCAGGGACAAGCTGGAGGTCGTCGTAGTCGACGGCGCGTCGACAGACGGCACGGCGGAAATCGCCGAGAAGTGGGCGGAGAAAGCCGGAGTCGACGTGAAAGTGGTGAGGGAGGAGCGTAGGGAGGGCAAGGCCAAGTCCCTGAACCGAGCGCTGGGGCTGGCGACTGGCGAGGTGGTGGTGATAGCAGACGCCGACGCCCTGTGGGCCCCAGACGCCTTGAGAAGGGCCGTGGCAAAGCTGGCAGATCCCTCAGTGGGAGCCGTGTCTTGCGTCAAGAGGCCCATCGGCGGGCCGGGGATAGAAGAGGGATACCGCGGCTTTTACAACGCGCTGAGGGTGGCGGAGAGCAAGGCGTGGTCTACGCCAATATTCCACGGAGAGCTGGCCGCGTTTAAGAGGGAGGCGCTGGAGGCTGTGGGCGGGTTCCCTACAGACATCGGCGCAGACGACAGCCACACGGCCACGCTCATCGCGTTGAGAGGGCTGAGGGCAATTGTGGCCGACGACGTCCTCTGCGTGGAGACAGTGCCCGAGGAGGGCTACCACGCCTGGAGAATAAGGCGGGCCCAGCACTTAATACAACACTTCGCCAAGGCGGTCCCCCTACTGCGCAAGGCCCCGCGGCCCTTCAGAGCCGTGCTTGCGGCCGAGGCGTATTTGCACTTGGTCAACCCCTGGATGTTCGCCGGCGCGGTCGCCGCGCTGACGGTCTCCGCGGCCGCGGGCTCTTGGCCCGCCCTCGCGGCCCTCGCGCTCGGCGTCGCGCTACTCGCCTACAAGCCCTACAAGACGTGGGCAACCGCCCAGGCGTACCTGATGGCCGCCGCCGTCAAAAACCTCAGGACAAAAGAACTGGTGTGGGAAAAGCAGAAGAAAAATACGAAACAATGAATAAGCGCGCATACTACGACCGAGCGGACGCCCCCTACTTGTTAAAAGAAGACCAGGCTGGGGACGCCATAGAGGCCGGCGAAGATATATTCGTCAAGCTGGACGAGAAGGGGGTCGTAGGCGTTGAGATCTGGCGCGCGTCAGATCTACTGGAGCCAACAACGGCGTTGAAACCCACTACGGCAAAGATATAAAACCAGCGCCTAGGCCAAGACGTGGAAATACTGGAAAGGCCGCTTCCCAAGCCCTCCAGCGTGGATTACGCCTCTGCCCGCGTTTTAGAGGCTCTCGTGGAGGGGCGTCTGGCCGTGGAGTTTCTTGAAAGAGGCCTAGTGAGAAACGCGGCGGGCAAGGCCTTTCAGGCTTGGAGGGCTCTGCTGGCGGCTTTGCTGAGGCTGGAGCTGGACAAGTTGATGAATATCGCCAAGACTGAAGAAGAAAGGCGCTGGCTTGCGGAGAGGGCAGTGCCGAGAGTGCCCACCACTAAAATGGTGTCTCTATCGTACATGCTGGAAGAGGCTGGCCACTGGGGGCTATCCGCGTGGACCGCCTTGGCGTTAGATCTCCACGACTACCAATACCACGGCCCAGATCCCGACATGGCCCTTTCAAAATATAGGAGCAAGGAAGAGGCCGCCCAGGCTGTTTTAAAGCTAGTCACAGAAATAGCCAAAAGGGCCGAGGGGCTGAGGGGGAGGGTTAAGTGGGGCAACGAGCTTGAGAAAGCCCTCGGCGGGCTCAGGGAAAAACTCGGCGCGTGAAGAGGATACGGCTCCCCCTAGTTCCTGGCGTCGTGGTGGAGTTCGCCGATAGAGAACTGGCGTTGAAAAAAGTGGAGGAGTGGGCCCGGGGCGGGACTGCTGCTGTGCAGTTGGTGTTCGGCCCCGAGGGTTGCGGCAAGACAGCATGGCTGAGACAATCGGCGGAGGTTCTGAGGGAGTTGGGTTTTGACGTAATTTACGTAAACCCTCTGGAGAGGGATTACCTGGCGTATATAGATCTCAAGGAGGTGGCGAGGAGACTGGCTGAGCATAGCGGCATAGCGGAAGTGAAGCTAGCCGACTTGGCAATACAGCTGGCCAAGTACGCCATTAAGAAGAGGAAGAGGAAAATGGCAGTGTTGGCCGACGATGTTTTTCAAGCAATTGGCGTCGACAAAGCTGCCTCTTACGTCAAGTGGATGCTCAGCGTAATTGAATACCCGCCGGGGGAGTATGAAAACATAGTGGCAGTTGTGGCCACAAGCGAGGGGGTGACCAGGAGGGAGATAGGAGGGCATAGGTGGGCTAGCCCAAGGCCGATGTGGAATATGGCGAGGGAGGGCTTTAAACAGCTATACGAGCAGATACCGGGCGAAAAGCCGCCGTTTGAAGAGGCGTGGAGACTTACAGGGGGAAACCCCAAATTGTTAGGAGAGCTGTACGGGGCAAAGTGGGACGTCGACAAGGTGTTGAAAGAGCTGGCGGACAGAAAGAGGATAAACGCTTTCGTTGCAACGCTGGGCGAGGAGGAGAGGGAGCTCTTAAGGCGCGCCCTCGACGATCCCGATGTCCTATTCACTAAGGAGGGGATTCCGCTGATGGACAGGCTAGTAGATATGAACCTAATAGTGGACACTCTGCCGGAGCGCGACTCCTGGTTCTGGGCAGGTGAGCCTCCGCCCAAGAGAGACGTGGAGCTGGGGATCGGCCGACGAGTCGCCTGGCAGACGCCGCTCCACCGGGAGGCCGTAAGAAGAGCTTTGGAGAGCACATAACGGCGTTGCATACCTTCAGCGCGCCGAGATTTAGCCGGAGAGCGTAGCCCACCTCCCTATGGGACTGCGTAAGGGTACATGCTGATAGCTGTTCTCATAGCCGTGGCCAACACAGCCGTGGAGCCCGGCCTACAGCAGATGAACACGCAAAGGAGGTACAAAACAGCGAATATTGCGGCCGATATATGCACGCCTTACGCTGGCCTAGCGCCCTCTCTGGCAAGACTTAAGCGTAAGCCATCGCGCTCTGAAACATCAACCCAAACCAAGGCAGTGGAACTTCCGTCCGCATAAGGCAGTTGGGTGTGCCTGAGGTATCTAGCTTCCCCTCAACAGAGGAACTCTCAAGCTATCCAATAACGACATCGCAGTTCCCGCCACGCTGAGCTTCACGCCGCACAGAAAGCAGAGGTTTTGATGAAAGTAGAATATATAAAACACGCGGGGCTAAGGCTTCGCATTCGAGATATAGGCGCGGAGGAGGTAGAGCATGTTCTCCAAAGGCCGCAAAAATATATTACGACGTGTTAACACGTACATGGTAGCCATTGGGCCAAGACTTAGGAGACAAGGCCGCTGGCTTCTCGTAGTCTACACTAGAGAAGGCGACATCTACCGCGTAGTTACAGTAATCGACGCTAAAAACCCCGACCACGTAGCTAAAAGACGAGAGGAAAAAGGCAGGTGGGTGAGGGTATGGTGAGGCGCGTGCAGTACGACCCAGAAGCCGACATCCTCTACATACTTCTGAGGGAAGGCCCCGTGGAGGACACGATAGAGGCCGGCGAGGACGTGTTCATCGAGCTGGACGAAAAGGGGGAGGTAATAGGTATAGAGATATGGCGCGCGTCGAACGTGCTTGAGTCTATAACGCAGACAATAGCGGCGAGAATAAGACAAGAGCTAGCGCGGTGAGGGGCCGCATTATTTTTCACTACGTTTCTAGCCGCTACTTCTACGATTCCAAGCTTCTCGAGGGCGGCATTTACGCTCTGGTCCTTTTGGACTGCAACGCCCGCCAGGCGTTGGCTTGATATCGCCGAGGTGGCGCGGGGGCTGGGGATGCCTATATTCGCCGCCTGGACGGGGGAAAACGACGCGACGCTTGAAGAGGCTGGGGGCCTACGTAGGGAGAGCCCTCGCGAAAATGGGCGCGTTCCTAAGGACTAAGGGATCTGTTGGCGCGTTAAAGGCGCTCAGAGAGGGGCGGAGCTGATGCACTACGTGAAGGCGGGAGTCCTCACGCCGCGTAGACGGCTATGCGTATTTTGATGATCTCGCCTACATACTACCCCCACGTGGGCGGCGTGGAGTACGTAGTCAAGGCTGTGGCCGAGAGGCTGGCCAAGCTGGGGCACGAGGTGACGGTTCTGGCAGGGGAGCCAGCCGCTGAGAGGCCGCGGGAAGAGGAGATAAAAGGAGTTAGGGTGGTGAGGTGGCCCACTTGGAGCCCGGGCGGGGCCTACCACTTGCCGAGAAGGCGGAGCGAGTTAAAAGAGGCCGCAAGGCAGATGGCCTCTGAGTCTGACGTTGCGTACATCCACAGCGCCCACGCCGTCTTTACTGTATACGCAGGCCTCGCCGCCGCCGGGAGGACAAGGGCCATCTTCACGCCCCACTACCACGGCGGGGGGCATACGCCCTTGAGAAAGGCGCTCTGGCTTTTCTGGCGCCGCGCAGTGGGCAAGCTGGTAAAGACGGCAGACGCAGTGCACGCAGTCAGCAGGGCGGAGGCCAGGAGGGTCGCGACCCACTACCCCGAGGCATCGGCGAAGATAAAAGTGGTGCCAAACGGCGTGGAGGAAGACGTCCTCCGCCGCAGGTGGGCCGGGCGTGAGAGCGACTACGCCGTATACGCGGGGAGGCTTGAGAGGTATAAGAGAGTGGACAGGGCCATGGAGCTTGCTAATAGACTGGGCTTGAGGCTACTCGTTATCGGCGACGGCCCCGATAAGCCGCGCCTGGAGAAAATCGCCGCTAAATACGGCGCCGAGATTAGGGGCTTCCTCCCCCGCGAGGAGTACTTAAGCGCAGTCGCCGGCGCTAGATATGCGATAAACCTCAGCGAGGCCGAGGCGTACAGCGTGTTTATAGCGGAGGCGCTGGCCATGGGCGTCCCCTCAATTGTCAGCAGGGCCATCGCGGAGAACCTAGAGGCCCAAGGCGAGGCGGTGGCTGAAGGGGTATATTTAGTCAGAAAAGCCGAGATAAAGACGTGGGACGAAGTAGTGGGAGAGCTTTTGAGGCTTTAACGCGGCCGTGAGAATACTGGTAGTAGCCGAGAGGTACTGGCCGGAGGGAGGGGGAGGGGAGCTGGCGACTCACCTCATAATAGGCCTCCTCAGGGGAGAGGCGGAGATAACAGTAGTCACGGGCACCCCCAGGCCCGAGCGAGTCAAAGGAGTAAATTACATATACGAGCCGCTTTTGAGGAGGGGGGAAAAGGCCGTGCTCTGGGCCAACGCCGTGAGGCTGGCCGGCACGAAGAGGTTCAGAGAATTATTGAGACAACACGACGCGGTCTACATCCCGAGATACGCATTCCCAGTTGTACCCGCCGCGGCCAAGATGGGGAAGAAAACCGTAGTCCACCTACACGGCTACGCCCTGCTGTCATACACGGCTGTTGTGCTAGCGCCCTATGAGAGGCGCAGAGTAGCGCTAGACGACTTGCGCATTGAGTGCCGAAAGGGCGTTGTACACTGCGCAACTGCCGCGGCCCTGTGGTGGCTGCCCAAGTTGGCCAGGAAGTGGATAAGACAAGCCGACGAAGTCATATGCGTGTCGAAAAGACAAGCCCAGATAATAGCGGATGCGGCCCCAGAGCTGAGGGAAAAGGTGAGAGTGGTGTACAACCCCCGCCCCCCAGAGGAGGTGGAGAAGAGGCTGAGCGAAGTGCCCACTTTTATTTACGCGGGGGGAGACAGCCGCATTAAAGGCCTCCCCGCCGTAATTAGGACAATCGCCCTCCTCGGAAAACGCGGACTCCGGACAAGGGTAGTGCTGACGAATAACTACGGCGAGAAAACCCGCCGGGCGCTGGAAGCGCTGGCGGCCCGCTACCCAGCCGTGGAGGTAAAGCTCACGGGCAGGGCGGGCAGAGGGGAGCTGGCGAGGCTACACGCAGAGGCCTGGGCGCTCCTCGCCCCGTCAATATGGGAAGAGCCCCTCCCGTACGCAGTATTAGAGGCGGCGGCTTGGGCCACTATGCCAGTGGCGTCGGCCGTGGGGGGAATACCCGAGATAACCGCGGGAACCCCCGCGGAGAAATACACCGTAGACCTCCGGGAAGTACCCCAAAAGGCCCTGGAGCTCGCCCAGAGCGACCCCCGCGAAGTGTTAAAAGACGCAGAAAAGACTAGAGAGGAAGTGAGGCGGAGGTTCAGCCCCCAAGAGGCCGTCAAGAGGCTACTCGAGGCGTTTGTATAGCCCGACGCCGTTGCGCTCGTAAACCAGCACGCCGGGAGGAGGGCCCGCCGAGGCGATGCAAGGCAGATACCACTGCCTCGGGTCTGGGGGAGAGTAGACGTAGAAACCGCTAGGCCCCCAGGAGCAGACCCATAACGAGACGTTTAAATCGGGCCTATAGGCGTAGGCCAGGGGGATAAACCAGAGGTCCAGAGACCACCTCACCCCCACAGAGGCGTTGGGGGGCAAGAGGCTGAGGACGGAGAGGTAGGCCTCCCACTTCTCCGGAGTAATCCTCTCCACGTAGGCGAAAAGCCCCTCCCAGCCCCCCGCGAGCCACAGCCACCCGGCGGCCCCGGGGCCCGCGAGGTGTAGGGCCAGGGCGGCCGGCCAAAGGCCCGACCGCCTCTCCACTAGAGAGGCAAAAACAGCGGCGGGGAGGAGGAGGGAGGAGACTCTAAGAAGCCTCTCCCCCACTCCAGCCGCCGCAATCCCCAGCGCGAAAACCGCCAGCGCAGTAAGGAGGAGGGGCTGAGACTTAGAGGAGCCCCTCGCCAAGAGGAGGGCCAGGGGAGGGAGGACGAGTCCGGAGGGGCCGTAAAAGGCGTACAGCACTCCGCGCAGAGGGTCGAGGACGAGAGACCCCTCCCCCGCCGCCCACCCCTCGCTGGACAGCCCCAGCACAGTCAAAAGCTTGTTGTGAAAAAAGAGAGCCCCCAAGGCGGCCAGGGCCAGGAGGAAGAGGAGGGCCCTCCTGTCGCGAAGCGCGATGAATAAGGCGAGAAGCCCGGCGTAGGCAAAGCCCAAGTAGTTAATAAAAAGCGACGTGGAGAGAACGGCGATAGAGGCCAGGGGCCGCCCCCTAGCCCACAGGTAGAGGCCCAGGGGCACTACCACTAACAGAACGGTCTTTTCGGCGATTTGGCCGTCTATTAGGCCGGCCAAAGTCCTCACAGAGCCCAGCACGGCCCCCGCCGAGAGGAAAAAGGCTAGCCGCCGCGGGGCCCCCAGGGCGTTGAAGAACAGGCCCCACAGAGCGATCCCAGCGGGGATTAAGAAGAGGGCGTACAGGCCGTAAAGCCGGCCGAGGGCAAAGGGATCGCCGGAGGCAAAGCCCAAGAGGTGCACCAGGCCGGGGTACTGGCCGGCGCCCAGCAGAGAGAGGGGGTCTCGCGCCGCCATGAGGGCAAAGTAGACGTGAAGGGCGTAGTCATCGCCCGGGGGGAGCCAGGAGGCGAGCCTTAAAGCCTCCTTGAGGTAGAGGGCGAGGTAAGGCATTAAAAACAGGGAAATTGCTACAGCAATGGGAAGAGGCCATTTGATCGCGGTTCTGGTGGCCACCGCCTACGTCACAATCGCCTTTATAAACGTTCTCCTACCCCCGGCAGACCTCCTCGAGAGGCTCAGAGCGGGGGTGTACAC
It encodes the following:
- a CDS encoding ATP-binding protein, with product MKRVKLSLTPGIEVEFVDRELALKKVEEWAERSTRLPKVVFGPEGCGKTAWLRQSAVLLKELGFHVIYVDPLRKYFEAYTDVKEVARRLADAAAKTLGVAEIKLASLVIDLADELIRRRKRKIAILADDVFQAIGLGEAAKYVKALLGIIEYPPRSVEAIVVVVATSEGVTRREIGRHRWADLLPMWNLPKEGFKQLYDQIPGEKPSFEKVWRATGGNPHLLGELYEAKWDVGIVVDKLVERKRLAPGFTAKWRPWLEKAVEDPDALWSPDAPMELIDELEARNLIVYLLSERDSRLWAGEPPPERDAELGIGRRVAWQTPLHREAVRRALGA
- a CDS encoding PaREP1 family protein — translated: MLKTRVEIAERNLAEAREYAAKGNPVQASEKLYRAVEECIKALAEKHKTPQLEIVRKRGRWDTWLLGQAATDLSKMLGEERIKHTWAVAYDVHVWASTRLSTE
- a CDS encoding PaREP1 family protein — encoded protein: MEILERPLPKPSSVDYASARVLEALVEGRLAVEFLERGLVRNAAGKALQAWRALLAALLRLELDKLMKVANTDEERKWLAERAVPRVPTTKMKFLSQMLGEIGYEGLIFATSTALDLHDYQYHGPDPDMVLSKYRSKEEAAYDVLELVAEIVKRVEGLKGRVKWSGELERALEELRERLNQSRSPRGN
- a CDS encoding glycosyltransferase family 2 protein, whose amino-acid sequence is MFFELGLALAALHFGVPLGYYAVAKRWLRKDWGIKEDGGYRPKISVIIPTYNEAEHIAQRLENVAQSYPRDKLEVVVVDGASTDGTAEIAEKWAEKAGVDVKVVREERREGKAKSLNRALGLATGEVVVIADADALWAPDALRRAVAKLADPSVGAVSCVKRPIGGPGIEEGYRGFYNALRVAESKAWSTPIFHGELAAFKREALEAVGGFPTDIGADDSHTATLIALRGLRAIVADDVLCVETVPEEGYHAWRIRRAQHLIQHFAKAVPLLRKAPRPFRAVLAAEAYLHLVNPWMFAGAVAALTVSAAAGSWPALAALALGVALLAYKPYKTWATAQAYLMAAAVKNLRTKELVWEKQKKNTKQ
- a CDS encoding DUF2283 domain-containing protein yields the protein MNKRAYYDRADAPYLLKEDQAGDAIEAGEDIFVKLDEKGVVGVEIWRASDLLEPTTALKPTTAKI
- a CDS encoding PaREP1 family protein, with the translated sequence MEILERPLPKPSSVDYASARVLEALVEGRLAVEFLERGLVRNAAGKAFQAWRALLAALLRLELDKLMNIAKTEEERRWLAERAVPRVPTTKMVSLSYMLEEAGHWGLSAWTALALDLHDYQYHGPDPDMALSKYRSKEEAAQAVLKLVTEIAKRAEGLRGRVKWGNELEKALGGLREKLGA
- a CDS encoding ATP-binding protein yields the protein MKRIRLPLVPGVVVEFADRELALKKVEEWARGGTAAVQLVFGPEGCGKTAWLRQSAEVLRELGFDVIYVNPLERDYLAYIDLKEVARRLAEHSGIAEVKLADLAIQLAKYAIKKRKRKMAVLADDVFQAIGVDKAASYVKWMLSVIEYPPGEYENIVAVVATSEGVTRREIGGHRWASPRPMWNMAREGFKQLYEQIPGEKPPFEEAWRLTGGNPKLLGELYGAKWDVDKVLKELADRKRINAFVATLGEEERELLRRALDDPDVLFTKEGIPLMDRLVDMNLIVDTLPERDSWFWAGEPPPKRDVELGIGRRVAWQTPLHREAVRRALEST
- a CDS encoding DUF2283 domain-containing protein; amino-acid sequence: MVRRVQYDPEADILYILLREGPVEDTIEAGEDVFIELDEKGEVIGIEIWRASNVLESITQTIAARIRQELAR
- a CDS encoding glycosyltransferase family 4 protein; this encodes MRILMISPTYYPHVGGVEYVVKAVAERLAKLGHEVTVLAGEPAAERPREEEIKGVRVVRWPTWSPGGAYHLPRRRSELKEAARQMASESDVAYIHSAHAVFTVYAGLAAAGRTRAIFTPHYHGGGHTPLRKALWLFWRRAVGKLVKTADAVHAVSRAEARRVATHYPEASAKIKVVPNGVEEDVLRRRWAGRESDYAVYAGRLERYKRVDRAMELANRLGLRLLVIGDGPDKPRLEKIAAKYGAEIRGFLPREEYLSAVAGARYAINLSEAEAYSVFIAEALAMGVPSIVSRAIAENLEAQGEAVAEGVYLVRKAEIKTWDEVVGELLRL
- a CDS encoding glycosyltransferase family 4 protein — its product is MRILVVAERYWPEGGGGELATHLIIGLLRGEAEITVVTGTPRPERVKGVNYIYEPLLRRGEKAVLWANAVRLAGTKRFRELLRQHDAVYIPRYAFPVVPAAAKMGKKTVVHLHGYALLSYTAVVLAPYERRRVALDDLRIECRKGVVHCATAAALWWLPKLARKWIRQADEVICVSKRQAQIIADAAPELREKVRVVYNPRPPEEVEKRLSEVPTFIYAGGDSRIKGLPAVIRTIALLGKRGLRTRVVLTNNYGEKTRRALEALAARYPAVEVKLTGRAGRGELARLHAEAWALLAPSIWEEPLPYAVLEAAAWATMPVASAVGGIPEITAGTPAEKYTVDLREVPQKALELAQSDPREVLKDAEKTREEVRRRFSPQEAVKRLLEAFV